A window from Triticum aestivum cultivar Chinese Spring chromosome 6D, IWGSC CS RefSeq v2.1, whole genome shotgun sequence encodes these proteins:
- the LOC123145478 gene encoding shikimate kinase 1, chloroplastic, which produces MEAGVGLALQSRATGFGSGRRRSAMYGGESRARAVSLRVSDLVGSPAAVRARGAKPVVPLRAKKSSGGGHENLHNSVDDALLLKRKSEEVLFQLNGRCIYLVGMMGSGKSTVGKILAEVLGYSFFDSDKLVEQAVGMPSVAQIFKVHSEAFFRDNESSVLRDLSSMRRLVVATGGGAVIRPVNWKNMKKGLSVWLDVPLEALARRIAKVGTASRPLLDQPSGDPYTMAFSKLSMLAEQRGDAYANADVRVSLEEIASKLGHDDVSKLTPIDIALESLHKIESFVVEDTAVADSQTESQSQRMHTL; this is translated from the exons ATGGAGGCCGGCGTGGGGCTGGCGCTGCAGTCGAGGGCCACGGGGTtcggctccggccgccgccggagcGCGATGTACGGCGGCGAGAGCCGGGCTCGGGCCGTGAGCTTGCGTGTCAGTGATCTGGTGGGGTCGCCGGCCGCCGTGCGCGCGCGCGGGGCCAAGCCCGTCGTCCCGCTCCGCGCCAAGAAATCGTCTGGAGGAG GTCATGAGAACTTGCATAACTCCGTTGACGATGCCCTCTTGTTGAAG AGAAAATCAGAAGAGGTTCTTTTCCAGTTGAACGGTCGGTGCATCTACCTAGTTG GAATGATGGGTTCGGGGAAAAGTACGGTGGGGAAGATCTTGGCTGAAGTTTTGGGTTATTCATTCTTCGACAG TGATAAATTGGTCGAACAAGCTGTTGGCATGCCTTCAGTTGCTCAAATTTTCAAGGTTCATAGTGAAGCCTTCTTCAGAGATAATGAG AGTAGTGTCTTGAGGGATTTGTCCTCAATGCGGCGATTAGTTGTTGCTACTGGAGGTGGTGCTGTTATCCGACCAGTTAACTG GAAAAATATGAAGAAGGGCCTATCTGTTTGGTTGGATGTGCCCTTGGAAGCTCTTGCAAGGCGTATTGCTAAAGTGGGGACTGCCTCGCGTCCTCTTCTAGATCAACCATCCGGTGATCCATACACAATG GCCTTTTCGAAACTCAGCATGCTCGCGGAGCAAAGGGGCGATGCTTATGCAAATGCTGATGTCAGAGTTTCTCTCGAAG AGATCGCATCTAAGCTGGGTCATGACGACGTCTCTAAGCTGACACCGATTGATATTGCTCTCGAG TCGCTCCACAAGATCGAGAGCTTTGTCGTCGAAGACACCGCTGTCGCCGACTCACAAACGGAATCGCAATCTCAAAGGATGCATACCTTGTAG